A region of the Corallococcus silvisoli genome:
CCTCGGCGAGCACCGTGTAGTACTCGCTCGCGTCCATGTTCTTCTTCACGAGCGCGTCCAGCTCGTCGTGCACGGGCAAGTAGGTGCGCTCGAAGTCCTGGAGGATGAGGTTGGACTCCCGGTAGCGGCAGTTCTCGTAATAGATGACCGCCTTGAGGATGAGCGCCTCCGGGAAGTACTCCTCGCGGAAGAAGGGCGACGACAGGGTGATGAGGTTGCCCAGCGCCTGCTCGTACTGGCCGATGCGGTAGTTGGCCCAGGAGGACTCGAAGAGGGCCTCCAGCCACTGCGTGTTCCCGCGCTCCACCTTGTTCAGATAGAAGATGGAGAAGCGGTTCTGCTGCATGCCGTAGTGCGTGCGCGCCAACTGCATGAAGGCCAGCTCGCGCAGCGACTTGTCCAGCTTCGCCTGCTCGCCGGTGCGGCCCACCATGGGACGGGTGAGGCGCACCACCTCCTTCATCGCCTCCACCGACGCCAGCACGTCCGTGTTGCCGCGCTTGAGCGCCGCGTCCTTGTTGCGCGTGCCGTTGCGGAAGAAGGCCAGGCCCTCCAGGTACTTCGCGCGCGGGTAGAACACATCCGTGCGCGGGATGGTCAGCGCCAGGCGCTTCACTTCCTCGAAGGACTTGTCCGCGTTGTCCATCTGGCCCACCTGGTCCAGCGCGCGGCCACGCACGAAGTGGTAGCGCGCCAGCAGGTAGCGGAACTCGTTGCGGAACTTCTCCGGGAACTCGTAGTTCGCGTACCGGGCGATCTCATCCAGGATGACCGTCTCGTTCTGCGTCTTGCGGCTGATGAAGAACAGCCACTCCAGGCTCGACTTGAAGAACTTCGTGGACGGGCCCGCCGCGAGGATCTTCGAGAACTCGCCCAGCGACGAGTGGTACAGCCCCATGCGGTAGAGCGCCTTGGCCAGCACGTAGCGCGCCTCGACGTGCAGGCCCTGGAGCTTCGCGTCCCCCAGGAGCTCGTGCGAGGCCATGGCGGCCTTCTCGTACTCGTCGTTCTTGAACAGCGAGATGGCCGCGTCCAGGCGCTGGCGGTCCGCCGTCTTGCCGGACACGTCCACCGCGTCGAACGTCATCGTGGGCGCGGGCGGCTTGTCGTTGTCGCCCGTGAGGTCCAGGCCCAGGCCCGGGCTGCCCTGGGGAGCGGGCTTCGACGCGGGCGAGGACTTCGCCGCGGGAGTGCCCGACACGGGAGAAGGGGTGACGGCGCTGGGCGGCGTGGCGGGGTTGCCCGCGGGGGCCGCGGTGCTGGAGGAGGCGTTGCCCTCGGTGTCCTCCGCCGGCGCGGCCGTCTTGCCCTTGCCGCGCTTGGTGGAGGTCTTCTTCTTGGCCGAGGACGAACCCTTCTTCTTCTTCTTGGACTGCCCCGAGAGGTCCAGTCCTTCGAAGGACTGCGCCAGCGTGGGGGCCGTGTACGCGAGCGAGAGCCCGAGGACGGCGAGGCGGAGGAACCGGTGGGTGCGCATCATGCTTAGGAACCGGAGGGGAAGAAGAAGGACAGGCCCAGCTCGAACAGGATCTGGTTGCGGAGATAGTTGGGCGTCGGCTCCCGGCCCTTCTCCACGTAGATGAGGTCGCGCAGCTCCGTGCGCAGCGTCATCCAGCGGTTGAAGAAGAAGCGCAGGCCCACGCCCACGTTGCCGCCGCCCGTGAGGTACGCCTTGCTGCCCGCGACCGGGGTCCCGTCCACGAGCGACGTCGCCGGGCCCTTGTACTGGATGACCGACGCGCCAACGACGCCGTACATGTCGAAGTGGACGAACTTCTCCGCCAGCAGGGACAGCTTTCCGTAGATGGGCGCCCACTGGACGTCCAGGCCGCCCATCAGCGTGAGCTGGCCCGGGGCCCGCCCGTCCAGCTCAGCGCGGGTGGGCGCGCGGCAGCCGCGGGTGTCGCCCGCCTCGCCTTCGGTGAAGGTGCAGATCTGCGCGGAGCCCGCCACGCTGTTCAGCGCGTAGCCAGCGCGCAGGCCCACGCCCAGCGTCTCCATGGGGAAGTACGTCACGGTGCCGCCAAAGACGTACTTCTTGTAGAACGCGTCGCGGATGGTGACGGACGCGGAGGGGCTGATTTCGAACCGGCCCTTCTTGAGGAACATGTGGCCGGACACCGGCCGGATGCGCTCGCGAAGGGGCCCCAGGGCGTCCTTGTCGACCTCGGACACGTCGCCGGCTTCCTCCTCCTGGGAGGTGTTCGGCGGCTGCGAATTGGCGGCGGTCTTCGGAGCGGGCGCCGGAGCCGGAGCCGGGGTGGCGGGGGCGGCCGCGGCCGGCGCGGGCGCCGGGTCGGCGGCGCTGGCGAGCGCGGGCACACCCGCGCACAGGGTCAGGAGCAGGCGGACGGCGGGCTTCATTCGGAATCCCTCCCCGTCGAGTGCAGCGGCAGGAAGATGGAGATGCCCGCGTTGAGGGTCATGACGTTCTGGATGGCGCCCTTGCTGCTGCCCAGGGGCTGATCCACATAGGAGGTGTTGATGAGGGCCACGTTGACGGCCAGGTAGTCCTTGGTGACGAACCGCATGCCCAGCCCCAGGTCCGCGGCCGGGTTGAGGCCGCGATCAGGCAGCGCGGAGGTCTCCGTCTTCACCACGCCCAGTCCGCCCAGCA
Encoded here:
- a CDS encoding outer membrane beta-barrel domain-containing protein; this translates as MKPAVRLLLTLCAGVPALASAADPAPAPAAAAPATPAPAPAPAPKTAANSQPPNTSQEEEAGDVSEVDKDALGPLRERIRPVSGHMFLKKGRFEISPSASVTIRDAFYKKYVFGGTVTYFPMETLGVGLRAGYALNSVAGSAQICTFTEGEAGDTRGCRAPTRAELDGRAPGQLTLMGGLDVQWAPIYGKLSLLAEKFVHFDMYGVVGASVIQYKGPATSLVDGTPVAGSKAYLTGGGNVGVGLRFFFNRWMTLRTELRDLIYVEKGREPTPNYLRNQILFELGLSFFFPSGS
- the gltC gene encoding adventurous gliding motility protein GltC — translated: MRTHRFLRLAVLGLSLAYTAPTLAQSFEGLDLSGQSKKKKKGSSSAKKKTSTKRGKGKTAAPAEDTEGNASSSTAAPAGNPATPPSAVTPSPVSGTPAAKSSPASKPAPQGSPGLGLDLTGDNDKPPAPTMTFDAVDVSGKTADRQRLDAAISLFKNDEYEKAAMASHELLGDAKLQGLHVEARYVLAKALYRMGLYHSSLGEFSKILAAGPSTKFFKSSLEWLFFISRKTQNETVILDEIARYANYEFPEKFRNEFRYLLARYHFVRGRALDQVGQMDNADKSFEEVKRLALTIPRTDVFYPRAKYLEGLAFFRNGTRNKDAALKRGNTDVLASVEAMKEVVRLTRPMVGRTGEQAKLDKSLRELAFMQLARTHYGMQQNRFSIFYLNKVERGNTQWLEALFESSWANYRIGQYEQALGNLITLSSPFFREEYFPEALILKAVIYYENCRYRESNLILQDFERTYLPVHDELDALVKKNMDASEYYTVLAEVQKKNKDGLEKNGTDVLLERILRLALTDQDLKKTNDSILELEGEMDLFSNKGDTFKYSELTKQLLEGLKVQRTSLIAKAGIMAKGKLETELGALKLLLANGLRIKFETTTKEKEFLEEQLKAGGRTAIVKKYKYSVAVQDDQLYWPYEGEYWRDELGTYQYTLTKGCIERDTANRNIQSAEAM